In Dietzia sp. ANT_WB102, a genomic segment contains:
- a CDS encoding alkaline phosphatase family protein, protein MTQLPTAPTAHSLADVMPSIASALGTDQRNPLHIAPAKDAVLVLIDGLGAELIRHYADEAPTLAGMTRHIISAGFPATTATSLTSLAVGAPCSKHGIVGYSFRLSDDSGGPPTSFNPLRWTLESAGGPSAMDRFPPRQVQQQPSLLELLADDGVDVTYVMREDFRDSGLTRAAFRAHGDYRPANSLDEIRRGVLDTFSRPSRNRRFAYGYFGDLDLIGHIHGPGSSQWLQSLRDVDAFVADLATDLPRDCRFLLTADHGMVTAETVVDIDTTPALLAGVESVAGEARVRHVYSRPGSTGDVLLAWRSELADRARVISRDQALDEHLFGPDRDHASRLGDVIAIATGGVILARTQAERMESSLLGHHGANTPAEQHIPLLIR, encoded by the coding sequence ATGACTCAGCTGCCCACCGCACCGACCGCACACTCCCTGGCGGATGTCATGCCCTCCATCGCCTCCGCGCTGGGCACAGACCAACGCAACCCACTGCATATAGCACCGGCGAAAGACGCGGTGCTCGTACTCATCGACGGTTTGGGCGCCGAACTTATCCGCCACTACGCCGACGAGGCTCCCACCCTCGCGGGGATGACCCGCCACATTATCTCTGCGGGTTTTCCCGCGACCACGGCCACGAGCCTGACGAGCCTCGCAGTAGGTGCACCGTGCTCGAAGCACGGGATCGTGGGATACAGCTTCCGCCTCTCGGACGATTCCGGGGGGCCGCCGACGTCGTTCAATCCGCTCCGGTGGACGCTCGAGTCCGCGGGCGGCCCCTCGGCGATGGATCGTTTCCCACCTCGCCAGGTCCAGCAGCAGCCCAGCCTCCTAGAACTGCTCGCCGATGACGGAGTCGACGTGACCTACGTGATGCGAGAGGATTTCCGCGATTCGGGTTTGACCCGTGCAGCCTTCCGAGCCCACGGCGACTACCGACCAGCGAACTCCCTTGACGAGATCCGGCGTGGCGTCCTCGACACCTTCAGCCGACCGTCGCGCAACCGACGGTTTGCTTACGGCTACTTCGGCGACCTCGATCTCATCGGTCATATACACGGTCCTGGATCTTCTCAGTGGCTGCAGTCCCTTCGCGACGTGGACGCATTCGTCGCAGATCTGGCCACTGACCTCCCCCGCGACTGTAGGTTCCTCCTGACAGCGGACCACGGAATGGTCACCGCTGAGACTGTCGTCGATATCGACACGACGCCGGCGCTGCTCGCTGGTGTCGAGTCCGTGGCCGGCGAGGCTCGCGTCCGCCACGTCTACTCCCGGCCGGGATCGACCGGCGACGTCCTTCTGGCGTGGCGTTCTGAGTTGGCCGACCGCGCCCGAGTCATCAGTCGAGACCAGGCCCTGGACGAACATCTCTTCGGCCCCGACCGCGACCACGCCAGCCGCCTCGGAGATGTGATCGCCATCGCTACCGGCGGCGTGATCCTCGCCCGAACGCAGGCCGAGAGAATGGAGTCTTCCCTGCTCGGCCACCACGGAGCCAACACCCCCGCGGAGCAGCACATCCCGCTACTGATCCGCTAA
- the nadC gene encoding carboxylating nicotinate-nucleotide diphosphorylase: MSGATSGGDDEEFFDASTRADALVAVRRALEEDLRYGPDATSLATVPADARATARLATRSDGVVAGMPLIEMVLAEVLGEGFSVTLHARDGDRVSAGDVVAEISAPTLGLLTAERTLLNLVCHLSGVATATRAWVDAISGTDCAVRDTRKTMPGMRLLQKYAVRCGSGVNHRLGLGDAVLVKDNHVVAAGGVLPALAAVRERFPDLPCEVEVDSLGQLDQMLDAGVDLVLLDNFPVWQTQIAVQRRDKVSPGTRIESSGGLTLDSAADYARCGVDFLAVGALTHSVAVLDLGLDM; this comes from the coding sequence GTGAGCGGGGCGACGTCCGGGGGCGACGACGAGGAATTCTTCGACGCCAGTACGCGCGCCGACGCCCTGGTCGCGGTCCGTCGTGCCCTCGAGGAGGACCTGCGATACGGCCCGGATGCCACCTCGCTGGCGACGGTGCCCGCGGACGCCCGCGCTACGGCCCGCCTGGCTACCCGGTCTGACGGGGTGGTGGCCGGGATGCCGCTGATCGAGATGGTTCTCGCTGAGGTGCTCGGCGAGGGGTTCTCGGTGACGCTGCACGCCCGCGACGGCGATCGCGTCTCGGCCGGTGACGTGGTGGCCGAGATCAGCGCACCGACGCTCGGCCTGCTCACCGCAGAGCGGACCCTGCTCAACCTCGTGTGTCACCTGTCCGGGGTGGCCACGGCGACCCGCGCCTGGGTCGATGCGATCTCCGGGACCGATTGCGCTGTGCGTGACACCCGCAAGACCATGCCAGGGATGCGGTTGCTGCAGAAGTACGCGGTGCGCTGCGGCAGCGGGGTCAACCACCGCCTCGGCCTCGGCGACGCGGTGCTGGTCAAGGACAACCACGTAGTCGCCGCCGGCGGTGTTCTCCCCGCGCTGGCTGCGGTACGCGAGCGATTCCCGGACCTCCCCTGCGAGGTCGAGGTGGACTCCCTGGGCCAGCTCGACCAGATGCTGGACGCGGGAGTTGATCTCGTGCTGCTGGACAATTTCCCCGTCTGGCAGACACAGATCGCAGTACAGCGTCGCGACAAGGTCTCGCCGGGCACTCGGATCGAGTCCAGCGGAGGCCTGACGCTCGACTCGGCCGCGGACTACGCGCGCTGCGGGGTCGACTTCCTTGCGGTCGGGGCCCTGACACACTCCGTCGCGGTCCTCGATCTGGGGCTGGACATGTGA
- a CDS encoding NUDIX domain-containing protein, with the protein MKQCNTGHEVLVVVTQVRPVPGATSPALHVLLWQHSLGPAAGRWALPGGEVRDDEDLPTSATRQLAEKVDVRSLSHLESVAEFSDPARVPGRRVFASGFLGVLPCDADPTIPEDTAWFRIDQLPDTAYDHSEIVDRARARLAAKLSYSTLGFALAPEEFTLSFLAQLYGAALGHQVDPTNLQRVLTRRGELVPCGRSAPPGPTGGRPAALYRFAERRLRITDQFATLRPPTGSGW; encoded by the coding sequence ATGAAGCAGTGTAACACCGGTCACGAGGTGCTCGTCGTGGTGACCCAGGTCCGGCCGGTCCCGGGCGCCACCTCGCCGGCACTCCACGTGCTTCTGTGGCAGCACTCCCTCGGGCCCGCCGCTGGCCGGTGGGCCCTGCCCGGTGGCGAGGTCCGCGACGACGAGGACCTGCCCACCTCCGCCACCCGGCAGCTCGCCGAGAAGGTCGATGTGCGATCGCTGAGTCATCTGGAATCCGTCGCCGAGTTCTCCGACCCAGCCCGGGTGCCCGGGCGTCGAGTGTTCGCCTCCGGATTCCTCGGCGTCCTCCCCTGCGACGCGGACCCGACCATCCCCGAAGACACCGCCTGGTTCCGGATCGACCAACTCCCCGACACCGCCTACGACCACTCCGAGATCGTCGATCGCGCCCGGGCACGCCTGGCGGCCAAGCTTTCCTACTCCACCCTGGGGTTCGCCCTGGCGCCCGAGGAGTTCACACTGTCCTTCCTCGCCCAGCTCTACGGCGCCGCGCTCGGCCACCAGGTGGACCCGACCAACCTGCAGAGGGTGCTGACCCGACGCGGTGAGCTCGTGCCGTGCGGGCGCAGCGCTCCCCCCGGGCCGACTGGCGGGCGACCCGCAGCGTTATACCGGTTCGCCGAGAGGCGGCTACGGATCACGGACCAATTCGCGACACTGCGTCCGCCGACCGGCAGTGGGTGGTGA
- the nadA gene encoding quinolinate synthase NadA encodes MAEKIRHDGSVYTGVEPDAEWASEIRRLAAERDAVILAHNYEVPAIQDIAHHVGDSLALSRIAAAAEQSTIIFCGVHFMAETAKILSPDKTVLIPDEAAGCSLADSITAEQLAEWKSEHPDAVVVSYVNTTAAVKALTDICCTSSNAVDVVESIDPDREVLFLPDQFLGAHVRRKTGRDNVLVWAGECHVHAAINGDQLTAKSEAHPGAELFVHPECGCATSALHLATEGAVPADQVKILSTGGMVDAARASGAREVLVATEVGMIHQLRKAAPEIDFLPVNDQASCPYMKMITPTALLRALVEGADEVHVDPVTAEAARGSVERMIAIGNPGSGE; translated from the coding sequence CTGGCCGAGAAGATCCGCCATGACGGCTCGGTGTACACAGGCGTCGAGCCCGACGCTGAGTGGGCCTCCGAGATCCGCCGCCTGGCGGCCGAGCGAGATGCGGTGATCCTCGCCCACAACTACGAGGTCCCCGCGATCCAGGACATCGCCCACCACGTGGGGGACTCCCTTGCACTGTCGCGCATCGCCGCGGCAGCCGAACAGTCGACCATCATCTTCTGCGGCGTTCACTTCATGGCCGAGACCGCAAAGATCCTCTCGCCGGACAAGACGGTCCTCATCCCCGACGAGGCCGCGGGCTGCTCCCTGGCCGACTCCATCACTGCGGAGCAGCTGGCGGAGTGGAAGTCCGAGCATCCTGACGCCGTGGTGGTCTCCTACGTCAACACCACCGCCGCGGTGAAGGCCCTCACCGACATCTGCTGCACCAGCTCGAACGCCGTCGATGTGGTCGAGTCGATCGACCCGGACCGCGAGGTGCTGTTCCTGCCCGATCAGTTTCTCGGCGCCCACGTCCGGCGCAAGACCGGTCGCGACAACGTCCTCGTGTGGGCTGGCGAGTGCCACGTCCACGCCGCGATCAACGGCGACCAGCTCACTGCGAAGTCCGAGGCGCATCCCGGCGCCGAGCTGTTCGTTCACCCTGAGTGCGGCTGCGCCACGAGCGCGCTGCACCTGGCCACGGAGGGCGCGGTCCCCGCGGACCAGGTCAAGATCTTGTCCACTGGTGGAATGGTCGATGCGGCTCGCGCCTCGGGTGCGCGTGAGGTCCTGGTGGCGACCGAGGTCGGGATGATCCACCAGCTGCGCAAGGCCGCGCCGGAGATCGACTTCCTGCCGGTCAACGACCAGGCCAGCTGTCCGTACATGAAGATGATCACCCCGACTGCGCTGCTGCGTGCCCTCGTAGAGGGGGCCGACGAGGTGCACGTCGACCCTGTTACGGCCGAGGCCGCGCGCGGGTCCGTCGAGCGGATGATCGCCATTGGCAACCCGGGGTCGGGGGAGTGA
- a CDS encoding zinc-dependent alcohol dehydrogenase has protein sequence MKAVTWHGKRDVRVEDVPDPKIQEPTDAIVKITSTNICGSDLHLYEVLGPFMNEGDILGHEPMGIVEEVGAEASGLTPGDRVVMPFQISCGHCYMCGKGLNTQCETTQVRDQGMGAALFGYSELYGSVSGGQAEYLRVPQAQNTTIKVPHEHADDRYLYLSDVLPTAWQAVEYAEVPDGGTVVVLGLGPIGDMAARIAAHRGHRVIGVDPVPERRARQAHRGIEVLDPTHLPGDLGEVIRDMTDGRGPDSVIDAVGMEAHGSPVASAAQAAVGLMPKIFGKKMMEHAGVDRLGAFYSAIDIVRRGGTISLSGVYGGTADPLPMLTLFDKQITLKMGQANVKRWVPEIMPLLTDDDPLGVDDFATHRLPLADAPRAYEMFQKKQEGAVKVILEP, from the coding sequence ATGAAGGCAGTCACCTGGCACGGCAAGCGCGACGTCCGCGTCGAGGATGTCCCTGATCCCAAGATCCAGGAACCCACCGATGCGATCGTCAAGATCACGAGCACCAACATCTGCGGATCTGATCTACACCTGTACGAGGTGCTGGGCCCTTTCATGAACGAGGGCGACATCCTCGGTCACGAACCCATGGGAATCGTGGAGGAGGTCGGTGCCGAGGCGAGTGGCCTCACGCCCGGTGACCGCGTCGTTATGCCCTTCCAGATCTCCTGCGGGCACTGTTACATGTGCGGCAAGGGCCTGAACACCCAGTGCGAGACCACCCAGGTCAGAGATCAGGGCATGGGTGCGGCACTGTTCGGCTACTCCGAGCTGTACGGCAGCGTCTCCGGTGGCCAGGCCGAGTACCTGCGGGTCCCGCAAGCGCAGAACACCACCATCAAGGTGCCCCATGAGCACGCCGACGACCGCTACCTCTACCTGTCCGATGTCCTCCCCACCGCGTGGCAGGCGGTGGAGTACGCGGAGGTCCCCGACGGCGGGACGGTCGTCGTGCTGGGCCTCGGCCCGATCGGTGACATGGCCGCTCGGATCGCCGCCCACCGTGGACATCGAGTGATCGGCGTGGACCCGGTCCCCGAGCGCCGAGCACGCCAGGCCCACCGGGGCATCGAGGTCCTCGATCCGACCCACCTCCCCGGAGATCTGGGCGAGGTCATCCGCGACATGACCGACGGCCGCGGACCCGACTCGGTGATCGACGCGGTCGGCATGGAGGCGCACGGATCGCCGGTCGCGAGCGCCGCGCAGGCCGCCGTGGGCCTGATGCCGAAGATCTTCGGCAAGAAGATGATGGAGCACGCCGGTGTCGACCGTCTCGGTGCGTTCTACTCAGCCATCGACATCGTGCGCCGCGGCGGAACCATCTCGCTCTCGGGTGTATACGGCGGCACGGCCGATCCCCTGCCGATGCTGACGCTGTTCGACAAGCAGATCACCCTGAAAATGGGCCAGGCCAACGTCAAGCGGTGGGTTCCGGAGATCATGCCACTGCTCACCGACGACGATCCGCTGGGCGTCGACGACTTTGCCACGCATCGGCTTCCCCTGGCCGACGCGCCGCGCGCGTACGAGATGTTCCAGAAGAAGCAGGAGGGCGCGGTGAAGGTGATCCTCGAGCCGTAA